The proteins below are encoded in one region of Segatella copri:
- a CDS encoding YraN family protein — protein MAEHNELGKWGEDEATLYLENEGYVVIDRDWKAGKRDLDILAVSPDGKTLVVVEVKTRSGEEYQQPEEAVDARKMRNLAIAANTYVKEQKVEKELRFDIVTVVGVGHQVKRIEHLVDAFNPLLIG, from the coding sequence ATGGCAGAGCATAATGAATTAGGCAAATGGGGAGAAGACGAGGCTACGCTCTATCTCGAGAATGAAGGCTATGTCGTCATCGACAGAGACTGGAAAGCCGGCAAGCGGGATCTGGATATCCTTGCCGTTTCGCCGGATGGTAAGACGCTGGTTGTGGTAGAGGTGAAGACCCGTTCGGGTGAAGAATACCAGCAGCCCGAGGAAGCCGTAGATGCCAGGAAGATGCGTAATCTGGCAATAGCCGCCAATACTTACGTCAAGGAACAGAAGGTGGAAAAAGAACTTCGCTTTGATATTGTTACCGTGGTAGGGGTAGGCCATCAGGTGAAACGCATCGAGCATCTTGTGGATGCCTTCAACCCGTTGCTGATTGGATAA
- a CDS encoding biotin--[acetyl-CoA-carboxylase] ligase, with translation MEKKIIRLKEVDSTNTFLKNLDTYDEDALTIAIADYQTAGRGQGVHTWESEPGKNLLFSMMMCPKWVPLRQQFLLSEAGALAVKDALDSYTDGITLKWPNDVYWYDKKISGTLIETAIDSKGIKRCIFGIGIDVNQTEFHSDAPNPVSLAQILGHEVDREEVLQKVIEAFCKYYELLRRADYMDVSGIYHLSLYRRKGYHWYEDKDGKFEGAFVEVEDDGHLILHDKKGVIRSYAFGEIKFLIPSVNIKQ, from the coding sequence ATGGAAAAGAAGATTATACGATTAAAGGAAGTGGATTCCACGAATACCTTCCTGAAGAATTTGGATACTTACGATGAAGATGCGCTGACCATTGCCATTGCTGACTATCAGACTGCAGGCAGGGGACAGGGCGTGCATACCTGGGAGAGTGAGCCGGGCAAGAACCTCCTCTTCAGTATGATGATGTGTCCTAAGTGGGTACCTTTGCGCCAGCAGTTCCTCCTTTCCGAGGCTGGTGCGCTCGCCGTGAAGGACGCTCTTGATTCCTATACGGACGGCATTACGCTGAAATGGCCGAATGATGTGTACTGGTATGACAAGAAAATCAGTGGCACGCTGATAGAGACTGCCATCGACTCCAAGGGCATCAAGCGCTGCATCTTCGGTATCGGCATTGATGTCAATCAGACTGAGTTCCACAGCGATGCGCCCAACCCTGTATCTCTGGCTCAGATTCTGGGTCATGAGGTGGATAGGGAAGAGGTGCTGCAGAAGGTGATTGAGGCTTTCTGCAAATACTACGAACTTCTGCGTCGTGCCGACTATATGGATGTGTCGGGCATCTATCATCTTTCTCTCTACCGTCGCAAGGGCTATCACTGGTATGAGGATAAGGACGGTAAGTTCGAGGGCGCCTTCGTAGAGGTGGAGGACGATGGTCATCTCATCCTTCATGACAAGAAGGGAGTAATACGCTCGTATGCGTTCGGAGAAATCAAATTTCTAATCCCTTCAGTAAACATTAAACAATAA